The following are encoded together in the Pseudoalteromonas shioyasakiensis genome:
- a CDS encoding alpha-amylase family glycosyl hydrolase, translating to MNSMLTKSVLILLLSLITACTHTKTSNSAYEPMPYVKLTHPEWSKNAVLYQLNTRQFTPQGTFNAAQQQLPRLKELGVDIIWLMPINPIGEENRKGSLGSPYSVKDYRKVNPEFGTLEDLKTFVNKAHDMGMYVILDWVANHSAWDNRLRYEHPDWYDRDYKGQFRPTPWWDWSDIIDFDYSKPALREYMTESMKYWVKEVGIDGYRCDVAGFVPVDFWNNVRRELDDIKPVLMLAEWESRDLHAEAFDMTYAWSWSEHMHKIVNGHADVSALFVYYSWNESAFPEEAYRLVGVANHDSNAWEGTMFENYGDALEAVIALSVVGEGFPMIYNGQEAGNDKRLAFFERDPIKWQKHPIGDLYQSLFALKHSNEALWNGQFGGRMVHVPNTAPKQVLSFVRAKGNDKVFAVFNLSKAPQTVSFKEPLFLGKYTDAFSKQAMEFTQTTELTIPAWGFRVFVE from the coding sequence ATGAATTCAATGCTAACCAAAAGTGTGCTTATTTTATTGCTAAGCCTCATTACTGCATGTACACACACTAAAACTTCAAACAGTGCCTATGAGCCCATGCCTTACGTAAAACTAACTCACCCGGAATGGTCAAAAAATGCGGTACTGTATCAATTAAACACTCGCCAATTTACTCCACAAGGCACCTTTAATGCAGCACAACAGCAATTGCCACGCTTGAAAGAGTTAGGCGTTGATATTATTTGGCTTATGCCAATAAACCCGATTGGTGAAGAAAACCGCAAAGGCAGTTTAGGTAGCCCTTATTCTGTAAAAGATTACCGTAAAGTAAACCCAGAGTTTGGCACATTAGAAGACCTTAAAACATTTGTGAACAAAGCCCATGATATGGGGATGTATGTCATTTTAGATTGGGTAGCAAACCACAGTGCTTGGGATAACAGGCTTCGATATGAGCACCCCGATTGGTACGACCGAGACTACAAAGGCCAATTTAGGCCGACGCCGTGGTGGGATTGGTCTGACATTATTGACTTTGATTATTCAAAGCCTGCTCTACGTGAATATATGACAGAATCAATGAAATACTGGGTAAAAGAAGTCGGTATTGATGGCTATCGCTGTGATGTGGCAGGCTTTGTGCCCGTAGATTTTTGGAATAACGTCCGCCGTGAGCTTGATGACATAAAGCCTGTTTTAATGCTTGCTGAGTGGGAGTCTCGCGATTTACATGCCGAAGCATTTGATATGACTTACGCATGGTCATGGTCTGAGCACATGCATAAAATCGTAAATGGACATGCTGATGTCAGCGCCCTCTTCGTTTATTATTCATGGAACGAAAGTGCATTTCCAGAAGAAGCTTATCGCCTTGTGGGTGTTGCCAACCATGATAGCAACGCATGGGAAGGCACCATGTTCGAAAACTATGGCGATGCACTCGAAGCCGTTATTGCATTATCTGTCGTTGGCGAAGGCTTCCCGATGATTTACAACGGCCAAGAAGCGGGTAACGATAAACGCCTCGCTTTTTTTGAACGTGACCCTATCAAATGGCAAAAGCACCCTATTGGTGATTTATACCAATCACTATTTGCACTCAAACATAGTAATGAAGCACTGTGGAATGGCCAATTTGGCGGCCGCATGGTGCATGTACCAAACACCGCACCAAAACAGGTGCTTAGCTTTGTTCGTGCAAAAGGCAACGATAAAGTATTTGCCGTATTCAACCTATCAAAAGCGCCACAAACAGTTAGCTTTAAAGAGCCATTGTTTTTAGGTAAATACACGGATGCTTTTTCAAAACAGGCAATGGAATTTACTCAAACAACAGAACTCACAATTCCAGCATGGGGATTTAGAGTCTTTGTAGAATAA